In Pedobacter sp. W3I1, one DNA window encodes the following:
- a CDS encoding lytic transglycosylase domain-containing protein → MIKKILFASICACLGYVSSSSAQQTLKLDSLPKIHNNIFINTDTVAVPVVSENPLTMGQNFIYKLRLDSIAKTVPLPYNEYVQQYIDIYTKRKDMFGKMIGLSSYYFPIFDKALKDYNIPQEIKYLTIVESQMNPHAISRVGATGIWQFMFGTGKAYGLKMDNFVDERKDPIQASYAAAAYFRDAFEELGDWLLAIAAYNCGKGNVNRAIDKAGSRDFWVIRQFLPKETRNYVPAYIAAVYVMNYSGKHQITAQASSMFLKTDIVQTTRYVSLSTLAKVLNVDEAAIMALNPSYKKKIVNGTDDEPKRIVMPKLRDIDYAGIYDVLNNQEVDVSMKVVAANTDDIRDLRKKKTKSIATSAVVYHKVTSGQSLTTVADKYGVEVQDLRVWNGLKSKTLVPGQRLKIYAKNRTPLKAPSSFLSYKVKTGDTLSEIAEKFDGATVQSIRRDNRLSKAGLQVGMILKISKS, encoded by the coding sequence ATGATTAAAAAAATACTTTTTGCTTCAATTTGTGCATGCTTAGGATACGTTTCTTCCTCTTCCGCGCAACAAACACTCAAACTGGATAGTCTCCCGAAGATTCACAACAACATCTTTATCAATACCGATACCGTAGCTGTACCGGTTGTTTCAGAAAACCCATTAACCATGGGTCAGAACTTTATCTATAAACTCAGGCTGGATTCAATCGCGAAAACGGTGCCCCTTCCTTACAACGAGTACGTGCAGCAGTATATCGATATTTATACCAAGCGTAAAGATATGTTCGGGAAAATGATCGGTTTATCGAGCTATTACTTCCCGATTTTTGATAAAGCCTTAAAAGATTATAACATCCCGCAGGAAATAAAATATTTAACTATCGTCGAATCACAGATGAATCCGCATGCCATTTCAAGAGTAGGCGCAACCGGTATCTGGCAGTTTATGTTCGGCACTGGCAAGGCCTATGGCCTAAAGATGGATAACTTTGTGGATGAACGTAAAGATCCAATCCAGGCCAGTTACGCTGCGGCAGCCTATTTTAGGGATGCTTTTGAAGAGCTTGGCGATTGGTTGTTGGCTATTGCTGCCTATAACTGTGGAAAAGGAAATGTTAACCGGGCTATTGACAAAGCTGGATCCAGGGATTTTTGGGTAATCAGACAATTTTTACCAAAGGAAACCAGAAATTATGTGCCCGCATATATTGCTGCAGTTTATGTCATGAATTATTCTGGTAAACATCAGATTACGGCACAAGCCTCGAGCATGTTCTTAAAAACCGATATCGTTCAAACCACCCGTTATGTTTCGCTATCTACACTTGCAAAAGTGTTAAATGTTGATGAAGCAGCCATTATGGCTTTAAACCCATCGTACAAGAAAAAGATCGTGAACGGTACTGATGATGAACCCAAGCGCATAGTGATGCCTAAGTTGAGGGATATTGATTACGCAGGTATTTACGACGTGTTAAATAATCAGGAAGTTGATGTGAGCATGAAAGTGGTAGCCGCCAATACTGATGATATAAGAGATTTAAGAAAGAAAAAAACTAAAAGTATAGCTACATCTGCTGTAGTTTATCATAAAGTTACCTCAGGACAAAGCTTAACAACTGTGGCCGATAAATATGGGGTAGAAGTACAAGATTTAAGGGTTTGGAACGGTTTAAAAAGCAAAACCCTGGTGCCAGGACAAAGATTAAAGATCTATGCCAAAAACCGAACACCACTAAAAGCACCATCATCGTTTTTAAGTTACAAAGTTAAAACGGGCGATACCTTGTCTGAAATTGCAGAGAAGTTTGACGGTGCAACCGTTCAAAGTATCAGAAGGGACAACCGTTTATCAAAAGCAGGTTTGCAAGTAGGGATGATCCTGAAAATAAGCAAAAGCTAA
- a CDS encoding NADP-dependent malic enzyme — protein MSKTTRKQDALDYHSQGRPGKIQVVPTKPTTSQRDLTLAYSPGVAEPCLKIAENKEDVYKYTAKGNLVAVISNGTAVLGLGDIGPEAGKPVMEGKGLLFKIFADIDVFDLELDTKNVDDFVKIVKALEPTFGGVNLEDIKAPECFEIERRLKEEMNIPVMHDDQHGTAIISAAALLNACEIFKKKMDKIKIVVNGAGAAAISCTKLYVSLGAKKENIVMCDRSGVIRKDREVLDEIKAEFATDRKINTLAEAMKDSDVFIGLSSADCVTAEMLISMAKNPIVFAMANPNPEIAYELAIKTRKDIIMATGRSDYPNQVNNVLGFPYIFRGALDVRATSINEPMKIAAVKAIAELAKKSVPEAVNLAYNARNLKFGKEYIIPKPVDFRLITEVSIAVAKAAIESGVARKIITDWDAYSEELRKRLGLDDAIMRAITTKAKTDPKRVVFAEADNYKILKAAQIVKDENIAIPILLGNKEKIQAIIDEHGLELEGVEIIDQMQNPDKTKQYAEALYQKRQRKGVSLNDATKLLRDRNYYGASMVEFGEADAMISGLTKNYGSTIKPALHVIGVDPSVKRVAGMYMMMTKKGPVFFGDTTVNVDPTAEELVDITLLLDKSVKQFNIKPRIALLSYSNFGSNDGVTPNKVRETVKLLHKNHPEVIVDGEMQGNFAINNELLKDNFPFSTLADAPANTLVFPNLESGNIAYKLLQELGGAEAVGPILLGLNKPVHIVQLGSSVREIVNMVTIAVVDVQAKEEIATSKRKGIFGKTTKK, from the coding sequence ATGAGTAAGACCACTAGAAAGCAAGATGCGCTTGATTACCACTCGCAAGGCCGTCCAGGAAAGATACAAGTAGTACCCACAAAACCTACAACATCGCAAAGAGATTTAACTTTAGCGTATTCCCCTGGCGTTGCAGAGCCGTGTTTGAAGATCGCAGAAAATAAAGAAGATGTTTATAAATATACCGCAAAGGGCAACCTTGTAGCGGTAATCAGTAACGGTACAGCCGTTTTAGGTTTAGGCGATATCGGCCCTGAAGCCGGAAAGCCAGTAATGGAAGGAAAAGGTTTACTTTTCAAGATCTTTGCTGATATTGATGTATTCGATTTAGAGTTAGATACCAAAAATGTTGATGATTTTGTAAAAATCGTGAAGGCTTTAGAGCCAACATTTGGTGGGGTTAACTTAGAAGATATTAAAGCGCCAGAATGTTTCGAAATTGAGCGTCGCTTAAAGGAAGAAATGAACATTCCGGTAATGCATGATGATCAACATGGTACAGCGATCATTTCGGCTGCAGCATTGTTGAACGCTTGCGAGATCTTCAAGAAAAAAATGGATAAGATTAAGATTGTAGTTAATGGTGCTGGCGCCGCTGCAATTTCTTGTACCAAACTTTATGTTTCTTTAGGCGCTAAAAAAGAGAACATCGTCATGTGCGACCGCTCTGGTGTGATCCGTAAAGACCGTGAGGTACTTGATGAGATTAAAGCTGAATTTGCTACCGATAGAAAAATCAACACTTTAGCCGAAGCCATGAAAGATTCTGATGTGTTTATCGGTCTTTCATCTGCAGATTGCGTTACAGCAGAAATGCTGATTTCGATGGCGAAAAACCCTATCGTTTTTGCAATGGCCAACCCGAATCCGGAGATTGCCTACGAACTGGCGATTAAAACCCGTAAAGATATTATTATGGCCACAGGCCGTTCTGATTATCCGAACCAGGTGAACAACGTTTTAGGTTTCCCTTATATTTTCCGTGGTGCGCTTGACGTTCGTGCAACAAGTATTAATGAGCCGATGAAAATCGCTGCCGTTAAAGCCATCGCAGAATTAGCTAAAAAATCAGTTCCGGAGGCTGTAAATTTAGCTTACAATGCCCGTAACCTTAAATTCGGTAAAGAATATATTATTCCAAAACCTGTAGATTTTAGGTTAATTACAGAAGTTTCTATCGCGGTTGCGAAAGCAGCAATTGAAAGTGGTGTCGCCCGTAAAATTATTACCGATTGGGATGCCTACAGCGAAGAACTGAGAAAACGTTTAGGTTTGGATGATGCCATTATGCGTGCCATTACTACCAAAGCTAAAACGGATCCAAAAAGAGTTGTATTTGCCGAAGCCGATAATTACAAAATTTTAAAGGCAGCACAGATTGTTAAAGACGAGAATATCGCCATTCCAATCCTTTTAGGAAATAAAGAAAAAATACAGGCGATTATTGATGAGCACGGTTTAGAGTTAGAGGGTGTTGAGATTATTGATCAGATGCAAAACCCTGATAAAACCAAACAATACGCCGAGGCGCTTTATCAAAAACGTCAGCGTAAAGGGGTTTCTTTAAATGATGCCACTAAATTATTGAGAGACCGTAACTATTATGGTGCATCGATGGTTGAGTTTGGCGAAGCAGATGCCATGATTTCGGGTCTGACCAAAAATTACGGATCTACCATTAAGCCTGCTTTGCACGTAATTGGAGTTGACCCAAGCGTAAAACGTGTTGCTGGTATGTACATGATGATGACCAAAAAAGGTCCTGTTTTCTTCGGTGATACCACTGTAAATGTAGATCCAACGGCAGAAGAGCTGGTAGATATTACTTTATTGCTTGATAAATCTGTTAAACAGTTTAACATCAAGCCCCGTATCGCTTTATTATCGTATTCAAACTTTGGTTCAAACGATGGGGTAACACCAAATAAAGTAAGGGAAACAGTTAAACTCCTGCATAAAAATCATCCAGAGGTAATTGTAGATGGAGAGATGCAAGGAAACTTTGCCATTAACAACGAATTATTAAAAGATAATTTTCCATTTAGTACTCTGGCAGATGCTCCGGCTAACACTTTAGTGTTTCCAAATCTGGAGTCAGGAAACATTGCATACAAATTGTTACAAGAGTTAGGCGGCGCCGAAGCGGTGGGTCCGATCCTGCTTGGACTGAATAAACCTGTTCATATTGTTCAATTAGGCAGTTCAGTACGCGAAATTGTCAATATGGTTACCATTGCTGTTGTAGATGTGCAAGCAAAAGAAGAAATTGCAACATCGAAACGAAAAGGTATATTTGGAAAAACAACTAAAAAGTAG
- the ruvA gene encoding Holliday junction branch migration protein RuvA — protein sequence MYAYIDGKLTFKNPAYVVVEAGGIGYHINISLNTYSALGDAERCKLYTWLHVKEDAHTLYGFAEEGERRLFLHLISVSGIGPNTGRMILSSITPVEIQTAIVKADLPLIQRIKGLGAKTAQRLVLELQDKLKKEGADSLISMPQHNTVKDEALSALVMLGFAKQTAEKTIDQILKVTEGTLSVEQLIKQALKTL from the coding sequence ATGTACGCCTATATTGATGGTAAATTGACATTCAAAAACCCGGCATATGTTGTGGTTGAAGCCGGAGGTATAGGCTATCATATAAACATTTCTTTAAACACATACAGCGCTTTAGGCGATGCAGAAAGGTGTAAACTATACACCTGGCTGCATGTAAAAGAAGATGCACATACATTATACGGCTTCGCCGAAGAAGGCGAACGCCGTTTATTTTTACACCTGATATCGGTATCGGGAATTGGACCAAATACGGGTAGAATGATTTTATCATCTATCACACCCGTTGAAATACAGACCGCAATTGTTAAAGCAGATTTGCCACTAATTCAAAGAATTAAGGGCTTAGGAGCTAAAACAGCACAACGCCTGGTTTTAGAACTACAGGATAAGCTAAAAAAAGAAGGGGCAGACTCGTTAATTTCTATGCCTCAACACAATACTGTTAAAGATGAAGCGTTATCAGCATTAGTAATGCTCGGATTCGCCAAACAAACCGCCGAAAAAACTATAGACCAGATTTTAAAAGTGACAGAGGGGACACTTTCGGTAGAGCAACTAATTAAACAAGCTTTAAAAACTTTATAG